The proteins below come from a single Stomoxys calcitrans chromosome 1, idStoCalc2.1, whole genome shotgun sequence genomic window:
- the LOC106091071 gene encoding peroxisomal membrane protein 2, whose amino-acid sequence MSLLSKPIYSLLGVYLEQLFNHPVRTKSVTASALAAGANYTSQRIAGKGKVNQQSVLSYALFGFIFGGSVPHYFYKTIERLFHQDVKFRRFFQFLSERLIYAPIYQALSLYFLSRFEMNSHKVAMTNLEKLYWPLLKANWRYLSLAVFLNMYYVPPMFRTVFMSLVSFVWVIFIAHQRRRFQEKQDAAKAK is encoded by the exons ATGTCGTTGTTGTCCAAACCAATTTACTCTCTTTTGGGTGTTTATTTGGAGCAACTGTTTAACCATCCGGTACGGACGAAATCCGTAACTGC ATCTGCTTTGGCCGCTGGTGCAAATTATACATCCCAGCGAATTGCCGGAAAGGGCAAGGTAAATCAGCAGAGTGTCTTGTCCTATGCTTTATTTGG TTTCATTTTTGGCGGCAGTGTACCCCACTACTTTTACAAGACCATCGAACGTCTATTCCATCAAGATGTGAAATTCAGACGATTCTTTCAATTCCTTTCGGAACgtttaatttatgcccccatatatCAAGCTTTATCTTTATACTTCCTATCAAGATTTGAG ATGAATTCGCACAAAGTAGCAATGACCAATTTAGAAAAACTTTATTGGCCTTTGTTGAAAGCCAACTGGCGATATCTTTCATTAGCTGTTTTCCTCAACATGTACTACGTACCCCCAATG TTCCGTACCGTGTTTATGAGCTTGGTTTCATTCGTTTGGGTAATATTCATAGCCCATCAACGCCgccgtttccaagaaaaacaagATGCTGCTAAagcgaaatga
- the LOC106091070 gene encoding glycylpeptide N-tetradecanoyltransferase — MPKKDTVINENEDNKTTEKNAAEENTASGNNDDDCANKKLVIKESASEGGAEEKKPPAIVDLAADLNITKKDLLQIVSDAVSGNRQTKQFAFWSTQPVPQLHEDITTNECIEPDKEISEIRPDPYALPEGFKWDTLDLNNSSDLTELYTLLNENYVEDDDAMFRFDYQPEFLKWSLQSPGWRRDWHLGVRVVKSGRLVGFISAIPSTLRAYDKVIKVVEINFLCVHKKLRSKRVAPVLIREITRRVNLTGIFQAAYTAGVVLPKPVATCRYWHRSLNPKKLIEVKFSHLARNMTMQRTIKLFKLPDQPKTKGYRRIEPKDMDKALKLFDEFMKKFNMCPVFSKEEFRHWFTPKDGIIDCFIVEDDKGNITDLTSFYCLPSSVMHNPVHKTLRAAYSFYNVSTKTPWLELINDALISAKNIQMDVYNALDLMENNTFLRPLKFGPGDGNLQYYLYNWRCPSMKPQDVALILM, encoded by the exons ATGCCTAAAAAAGATACAGTAATAAATGAGAATGAAGACAACAAGACGACAGAAAAAAATGCTGCTGAGGAGAATACAGCAAGTGGGAACAACGATGATGATTGTGCAAATAAGAAATTGGTTATAAAGGAATCGGCGTCTGAAGGTGGAGCCGAAGAAAAGAAGCCGCCAGCAATAGTGGATTTGGCTGCAGATTTAA ATATAACCAAAAAAGATCTTTTACAAATTGTTTCTGATGCGGTGTCTGGAAATCGGCAGACTAAACAATTTGCCTTTTGGTCGACCCAACCCGTGCCTCAGTTACACGAAGATATAACTACAAATGAATGTATTGAACCCGATAAGGAGATCTCTGAAATCAGACCAGATCCCTATGCTCTGCCAGAGGGCTTTAAATGGGATACCTTGGATTTGAATAATAGTAGCGATCTCACGGAATTGTATACGCTGTTAAACGAAAACTATGTGGAAGACGACGATGCCATGTTCCGATTTGATTATCAACCAGAGTTTTTGAAATGGTCCCTACAATCACCCGGTTGGAGACGTGATTGGCATTTGGGCGTACGTGTTGTTAAATCGGGACGTTTGGTAGGCTTTATATCTGCCATACCCAGTACTCTTCGAGCTTACGACAAAGTCATAAAGGTTGTCGAAATTAACTTTTTGTGTGTCCACAAAAAATTGCGCAGTAAACGGGTGGCGCCTGTACTGATCCGCGAaataacaaggcgagttaattTGACAGGCATTTTCCAAGCAGCATATACAGCAGGAGTAGTTTTGCCAAAGCCTGTAGCCACATGCCGCTACTGGCATCGTTCATTAAATCCAAAGAAGCTTATTGAG GTAAAATTTTCCCATCTGGCACGAAATATGACTATGCAACGTACTATAAAACTGTTTAAATTACCTGATCAACCGAAAACCAAAGGCTATCGCCGCATTGAGCCCAAGGATATGGATAAAGCTCTAAAACTATTCGAcgaatttatgaaaaaattcaatatGTGTCCTGTTTTCAGCAAAGAAGAGTTTCGCCATTGGTTTACGCCCAAGGATGGCATTATAGATTGCTTTATTGTCGAAGACGATAAAGGCAATATTACAGATTTAACCAGCTTCTATTGCTTGCCGTCATCAGTAATGCATAATCCGGTGCACAAAACATTGCGTGCTGCCTACTCATTTTATAATGTTTCTACAAAGACTCCCTGGTTGGAGCTCATTAACGATGCTTTAATTTCTGCGAAAAATATACAAATGGATGTATATAACGCTCTCGACTTGATGGAGAATAACACGTTTTTGAGACCTTTGAAATTTGGTCCAGGCGACGGCAATTTACAATATTACTTGTACAATTGGCGATGCCCGAGCATGAAACCCCAAGATGTGGCTTTAATACTAATGTAA
- the LOC106091083 gene encoding uncharacterized protein LOC106091083, with product MEDPVFKQKYQKYKLRVKLWEKDFKKKHGRVPSKYDIREASQDIRDSYKMYYKLKTTFLEDTLNDVLSDDGFDVLEMSQLSQREGDLDISLTEDSINGGPKLPIDISSLVAAQEDLANTFKPNDHSVAFSNVHQLPEDASVFSTTNVPNSNENRVLKEFEAVEEIDLNKNAWGTKVSMKPSAKVKKEDEATRRSLKPNFNEKLFNNSSFSKRNPRKSVSKSSLENSLRGTQSSLSNSLITTKEILPDLETILLQKAKEQQAAATINANPLLAVDKSSDMVKTQVDEGWLERNAVQIGLEPRPSNSVKKVIDHSQKAQSTPPRKSTYGLSNIDITKLQTSVELRRDDSKGTEFNPEIDTSSGLTSENPTIKPSNEVTTKSKKRQTKMKDSDSDSMVGDSEEENESQEYRHIVKRRRVVSSTSPKEQNKDIASEQTSQPLKTEENLKPPNALEDTEEEDIYADAGSDEDADYEQPQKTQRKRAVTKRRTAKKPNATTTSKKSETKIKETVLDDKEEASLGPEDTDVKVETKKSTAKSRTTRKAKKPSPKNSDSSKTKVAAKIQRVSGRNASKLKESVDGAEEPEEVPLDPEDLKYVLALERGDITSVPRIKQTDLDKADHLAQQYINKIVSIGGATAKPIPVTAAEEKRAAAKRKLEEKIASGKLNENFVTINIQKKTFVRGKKTVNYSKYKKKLWKDKKRVAALTGPDMDMRGCDGGTLKCFTCGQTGHFAQNCKVKGDSLLPLTAQLEEDPSPFPTLEESEQMASQSALAAHSRNISKLPQAANAAIYRTDQHKEDSEDDNEEPNNVPANQCSSDDDENEQGDHQGAEDILMETDEELDTFDVDSAAKANEKSPIKNYVGHKIPEAFLKAAGLDVNDTTSSGNAPSKFGGVEPLYDLNADGTVIEATPEVLEVLRMFGHTNFRKGQDRAVMRILSGMSTLVTLSTGSGKSLCYQLPAYIYSRQRKAITLVISPLVSLMEDQVTGVPHFLRAHCLHTNQTPQQRIKIMQLIADGEIDVLLVSPEAVVSGERSTGFGSILRQLPPIAFACIDEAHCVSQWSHNFRPSYLMICKVLKKNLGVKCVLGLTATATLPTRLSIINHLGIPDGERGIISDIPLPDNLILSVSKDENKDTALLQLLLSKRFESCHSIIVYCTRRDECERVAAFLRTCLQDRKAMQPENDKKKRKRVNWHAEPYHAGMNASRRRTIQNAFMKNELRIVVATIAFGMGINKPDIRAVIHYNMPRNFESYVQEVGRAGRDNQISHCHLFLDANGSDTNELRRHIYANSLDRHVIRKLLQRIFVPCSCDKNLKDGVHVKPIATTSKPSNNSHQLADVDASNFGNMHGEIDGTISKPRHHVCPGHEIGFSIEQTVEALDIPSENISTLLCYMELDNRWCMNVLSSAYIKAKIISYGGPKYLKHAAKECPPLAMAIALEIKNGTFKEDANIIEFSVVDISAAIGWNSGVVKYQLKNLEWVQVNGYPKRSPITVSFYELGFRIKAPGDFTIEEIDDALDILYNRCVKQEKTQLIQLQYVFQGLSSVAYNSHVPCCSENFSHDRSDQLKAIIRDYFRNDYPKDLKLEIEESKVSDGDIESDVIALINMYPENNFTGRNVARLFHGISSPNYPAVMWHRCKFWRAHSKTDFNRIVRLANGVIVKMRT from the exons ATGGAAGATCCCGTGTTTAAACAAAAGTACCAGAAATATAAGCTAAGAGTAAAGCTGTGGGAAAAAGACTTTAAGAAAAAACATGGACGGGTCCCTTCCAAGTATGATATACGGGAGGCTTCCCAGGATATAAGGGACTCTTACAAAATGTACTATAAACTTAAAACTACGTTCCTTGAAGATACTCTAAATGATGTGTTATCCGATGATGGTTTTGATGTTCTGGAAATGTCACAACTATCACAGAGGGAGGGCGATCTAGATATCAGTCTAACCGAGGACAGTATTAATGGAGGGCCCAAGTTGCCAATAGATATAAGCAGTTTGGTTGCAGCTCAGGAAGATTTGGCAAACACGTTCAAACCGAATGACCACTCAGTGGCTTTTTCCAATGTTCATCAGTTGCCAGAAGATGCATCTGTTTTCAGCACTACTAATGTTCCAAATAGTAACGAAAATCGAGTTTTAAAAGAATTCGAAGCTGTGGAAGAAATTGATTTGAATAAAAATGCATGGGGCACTAAAGTGTCCATGAAACCAAGCGCAAAAGTGAAAAAGGAAGATGAAGCAACGCGCCGAAGTCTTAAACCAAACTTCAATGAAAAGCTTTTCAACAATTCATCTTTTTCCAAAAGAAATCCACGAAAATCTGTTTCAAAGTCTAGCTTGGAAAATTCTTTAAGGGGCACTCAAAGCTCTTTAAGCAATTCCTTGATTACAACCAAAGAAATTTTGCCGGATTTGGAAACCATACTGTTGCAAAAGGCAAAGGAACAACAAGCGGCAGCAACCATAAATGCCAATCCACTTCTAGCTGTTGACAAATCAAGCGATATGGTTAAAACACAAGTTGATGAGGGTTGGCTCGAGAGAAATGCAGTGCAGATTGGTCTAGAACCGAGACCCTCTAATAGCGTTAAAAAAGTTATTGATCACAGCCAAAAAGCTCAATCCACTCCTCCCCGCAAGAGCACATACGGATTGTCCAACATAGATATAACTAAGCTGCAAACAAGTGTCGAACTCAGAAGAGATGACTCCAAAGGTACAGAGTTTAATCCAGAAATAGATACGTCATCTGGGCTTACGTCAGAAAATCCCACTATCAAACCCTCAAACGAAGTGACcacaaaatcaaagaaaaggCAAACCAAAATGAAAGATTCAGACTCAGATTCCATGGTGGGTGATAGTGAGGAAGAAAACGAATCTCAAGAATATCGTCATATAGTGAAACGAAGAAGAGTAGTCTCTTCGACATCTCCCAAGGAACAAAATAAAGACATCGCATCTGAACAAACTTCACAGCCTTTAAAAACGGAAGAGAACCTGAAACCGCCAAATGCATTAGAAGATACTGAAGAAGAAGATATTTACGCTGATGCAGGTTCGGATGAGGATGCAGACTATGAGCAACCACAAAAAACGCAAAGAAAACGTGCTGTAACTAAACGAAGGACTGCAAAAAAACCAAACGCAACAACGACGTCTAAGAAATCTGaaacaaaaatcaaagaaaCCGTCTTGGACGATAAAGAAGAAGCTTCGTTAGGTCCTGAAGACACAGATGTTAAGGTGGAAACAAAGAAGTCTACTGCTAAAAGCCGGACTACTAGAAAGGCCAAAAAACCTTCTCCCAAGAATTCAGACAGTAGTAAAACCAAGGTTGCCGCAAAGATTCAAAGGGTTTCAGGGAGAAATGCATCGAAATTAAAGGAGTCTGTCGATGGTGCCGAAGAACCGGAAGAGGTGCCTCTAGACCCAGAAGATTTGAAATATGTACTGGCACTAGAAAGAGGTGATATAACATCTGTACCACGCATTAAACAAACTGATCTCGACAAAGCAGATCACTTGGCCCAACAATATATCAACAAAATAGTTTCCATTGGAGGTGCCACCGCAAAGCCAATTCCTGTAACTGCAGCTGAAGAGAAAAGGGCTGCTGCCAAGCGTAAATTGGAAGAGAAAATTGCCAGCGGCAAACTGAATGAGAACTTTGTTACCATCAATATACAGAAAAAGACCTTTGTGCGGGGGAAAAAAACGGTTAATTACTCCAAATACAAGAAAAAGTTATGGAAGGATAAAAAACGTGTTGCAGCTTTAACTGGGCCCGATATGGATATGCGTGGCTGTGATGGTGGTACCTTAAAATGTTTCACGTGCGGTCAAACtggacattttgcacaaaattgcaAAGTAAAGGGCGATTCATTGTTGCCTTTGACAGCACAGTTGGAAGAAGACCCATCACCTTTTCCCACATTGGAAGAGTCCGAACAGATGGCCAGTCAGTCGGCGTTGGCTGCGCATAGTAGAAATATATCAAAACTGCCGCAGGCAGCTAATGCCGCAATTTATCGGACTGATCAACACAAAGAAGACAGTGAAGATGACAATGAAGAG CCCAATAATGTTCCTGCTAATCAATGTTCAAGTGATGATGATGAAAACGAGCAAGGTGACCATCAAGGTGCGGAAGATATTCTTATGGAAACCGACGAAGAGCTCGACACTTTTGATGTAGATTCAGCTGCAAAAGCTAATGAAAAATCACCTATTAAAAATTATGTGGGCCACAAGATACCTGAAGCATTTTTAAAGGCAGCTGGTTTAGATGTCAATGACACAACTTCTTCAGGCAATGCTCCGTCCAAGTTTGGAGGGGTGGAGCCACTTTACGATCTTAATGCGGATGGTACCGTCATAGAAGCCACACCGGAAGTCTTGGAAGTTTTAAGAATGTTCGGCCATACAAATTTCCGCAAAGGACAAGATCGTGCGGTTATGCGTATTCTTTCTGGAATGTCCACGCTGGTCACTTTGTCAACCGGCAGCGGAAAATCGTTGTGTTATCAACTCCCCGCTTATATATACTCGCGGCAAAGAAAAGCTATTACATTGGTTATATCACCGCTGGTATCCTTAATGGAAGATCAGGTTACAGGCGTTCCACATTTCTTGAGGGCCCACTGTTTGCACACTAATCAGACGCCTCAGCAAAGGATTAAAATAATGCAGTTGATAGCTGATGGTGAAATTGATGTCTTGTTAGTATCCCCCGAAGCCGTTGTGTCTGGTGAACGATCCACCGGCTTCGGTTCAATCCTGCGCCAACTACCACCCATAGCATTCGCTTGTATCGATGAGGCCCATTGTGTTTCGCAGTGGAGCCATAACTTCCGTCCCAGTTACCTAATGATTTGCAAAGTGCTGAAGAAGAATTTGGGTGTAAAATGTGTTTTGGGTTTGACGGCCACTGCCACCTTGCCCACCCGCTTGAGTATAATCAATCATCTCGGTATTCCCGATGGAGAGCGAGGCATCATCAGCGATATTCCACTTCCGGATAATTTAATACTTTCCGTATCGAAGGATGAAAACAAAGACACTGCTCTACTGCAGTTACTTCTAAGTAAACGATTTGAAAGTTGTCATTCGATCATAGTGTATTGCACACGGCGAGATGAATGTGAGCGTGTGGCAGCTTTTTTGCGTACCTGCTTGCAAGATCGCAAAGCCATGCAACCAGAAAATGATAAAAAGAAACGAAAACGTGTGAACTGGCATGCCGAACCGTATCACGCTGGCATGAATGCTTCAAGGCGCCGCACCATACAAAATGCATTTATGAAGAATGAATTGCGCATTGTTGTGGCCACCATTGCTTTCGGCATGGGCATTAACAAGCCCGACATTCGAGCCGTCATTCACTACAATATGCCACGCAATTTCGAAAGCTACGTCCAAGAGGTGGGTCGTGCTGGACGCGACAATCAAATATCACACTGCCACTTGTTCCTCGATGCCAATGGAAGTGACACAAATGAGCTAAGACGTCACATCTATGCAAATTCCTTAGATCGTCATGTCATACGAAAACTTTTGCAACGAATTTTTGTGCCCTGTTCGTGCgataaaaatttgaaaga TGGTGTCCATGTTAAACCTATTGCAACCACATCAAAGCCATCTAACAATAGTCATCAACTGGCTGATGTTGATGCctccaattttggcaatatgcaTGGCGAAATTGATGGTACCATTTCAAAACCGCGTCATCATGTCTGTCCGGGTCATGAAATTGGATTTTCTATCGAACAAACTGTGGAAGCTTTGGACATACCATCGGAGAACATATCCACATTGCTATGTTATATGGAGCTTGACAATCGTTGGTGCATGAATGTTCTCAGTTCTGCCTATATAAAGGCGAAAATTATTTCATACGGTGGACCCAAGTACCTCAA acATGCGGCCAAAGAATGTCCCCCATTAGCTATGGCTATAGCACTGGAAATTAAAAATGGTACCTTTAAGGAAGATGCAAACATCATAGAGTTCTCTGTGGTGGACATATCAGCTGCCATAGGATGGAATAGTGGAGTAGTAAAGTATCAGCTGAAAAACTTGGAATGGGTTCAAG TAAATGGCTATCCAAAAAGGTCCCCCATAACAGTCAGTTTTTATGAATTGGGATTTCGTATAAAGGCTCCAGGAGATTTTACAATTGAGGAAATTGATGATGCCCTAGATATTCTGTATAATCGTTGTGTGAAACAAGAGAAAACTCAATTAATTCAG ctgCAATATGTTTTTCAAGGCTTGTCTTCGGTGGCATATAACAGTCATGTGCCTTGCTGTAGCGAAAACTTTTCTCACGATAGGTCAGATCAATTGAAGGCCATAATACGTGATTACTTCCGCAATGATTATCCCAAGGATTTGAAACTAGAGATAGAG GAGTCAAAAGTTTCAGATGGTGATATTGAATCGGATGTTATAGCTCTGATTAATATGTATCCGGAAAATAACTTTACTGGTCGCAATGTGGCTCGACTCTTTCATGGCATTTCGAGTCCCAATTATCCAGCTGTTATGTGGCATAGGTGCAAATTTTGGCGTGCCCATTCAAAGACTGATTTTAATCGAATTGTACGTTTGGCCAATGGCGTCATTGTAAAAATGCGTACATGA